A region from the Melospiza georgiana isolate bMelGeo1 chromosome 10, bMelGeo1.pri, whole genome shotgun sequence genome encodes:
- the B3GNT5 gene encoding lactosylceramide 1,3-N-acetyl-beta-D-glucosaminyltransferase, with protein sequence MFVSPRRVRKCHFLQLCATCFILCLMIFWIPFDNQIVSHMKSYSYRYLINSYHFVNDSLSISRDNLNRVSSYQYLINHREKCQQQDVLLLLFVKSSPENRYRRDAIRQTWGDEKYVRSQLNANIKTLFALGRPTHHEQKTQQQRELELEDQKYQDLIQQDFLDTFHNLTLKLLLQFSWVKAYCPHARFIMSADDDIFIHMPNLIAYLQSLTQMGAQDLWIGRVHRGSPPIRDRRSKYYVPYEMYQWPSYPDYTAGAAYVISNDVAARIYEASLTLNTSLYIDDVFMGLCANKVGIVPQYHVFFSGEGKAPYHPCIYNKMMTSHGHVDDLRQLWKQATDPKVKEITSGIWGRMYCRLVNIVLLCKLYYVDTYPCSAAFS encoded by the coding sequence ATGTTTGTTAGTCCCAGGAGAGtcagaaaatgccattttttgcAGCTATGTGCCACTTGCTTCATACTGTGTCTCATGATTTTTTGGATACCGTTTGATAATCAAATTGTGAGCCATATGAAGTCCTATTCCTACAGATACCTCATAAATAGTTACCATTTTGTGAATGACAGCCTGTCTATCAGCAGGGATAACCTGAACAGGGTATCAAGCTACCAATACTTGATCAACCACAGAGAGAAATGTCAGCAGCAGGATGTCCTTCTCCTACTGTTTGTGAAGTCTTCTCCTGAAAACCGTTATCGAAGGGATGCAATCAGACAAACTTGGGGTGATGAGAAGTATGTTCGTTCTCAACTTAATGCCAACATTAAAACCCTTTTTGCTTTAGGACGCCCAACACACCATgagcagaaaacacagcagcaaagagaaCTTGAGCTCGAAGACCAGAAATACCAGGATTTGATTCAGCAAGACTTCTTGGATACTTTTCACAATCTCACTCTTAAATTGCTTTTGCAGTTTAGCTGGGTGAAGGCCTACTGTCCTCATGCCAGGTTCATTATGTCTGCAGATGATGACATATTTATCCATATGCCAAATCTCATTGCTTATCTCCAAAGCCTCACGCAAATGGGTGCTCAAGATCTCTGGATTGGTCGTGTCCATCGTGGATCCCCTCCCATAAGAGACAGGAGGAGCAAATACTATGTTCCATATGAAATGTACCAGTGGCCCTCTTACCCTGACtacacagcaggagctgcataTGTAATATCAAATGATGTAGCAGCTAGAATCTATGAGGCTTCATTGACTCTGAATACAAGTCTTTATATAGATGATGTTTTCATGGGTCTCTGTGCCAATAAAGTGGGAATTGTACCACAATatcatgtatttttttctggggaaggaaaagctCCATATCATCCCTGCATTTATAACAAGATGATGACATCTCATGGACACGTAGATGATCTTCGCCAGCTCTGGAAGCAGGCTACAGATCCCAAAGTTAAAGAGATTACTTCAGGGATTTGGGGTAGAATGTACTGCAGACTGGTCAATATTGTGCTTCTCTGTAAACTGTACTATGTGGACACGTATCCTTGTTCAGCTGCGTTTTCTTAA